Within the Candidatus Marsarchaeota archaeon genome, the region TTGAAATATAAATATTTAGGTGATAACGATGGGAGGCGGCGGAGGCCAGTAAAAAGTTAAAGTCTTGAAATTTGTCATTGCTACTCTTTCTTGTTGGTAATTATTTTGTATTGGTAGGTTTCTTCCGGAGGTATTCTTCTGAAGCCAAGGGTCCCTACCAGAACATCTGTTATGATTTCTATATCCGGTTCCGATTTCTCGTGTATTGCGTCTTTAAGCTCTTCTGTATACTCTTCAGAAGTTTCTGCATAAATTGGCTTTATGAACAAAAATCCATACGGCGCCCCTATATCGCCAAATAATGCATACCTGTTCGTCGGCGTCTTTGGGTTGTCTATCATATGCGCGAAGAATTCGTTCCTGTGTGCATTGAAGCTTTCTATGTCTGTTTGCGGTAGCTTTATTAAAGCAGTGAACCTTGCAGGCAGCTTGTCCATTCTTATAGTTATCCTGTATATCAATTTCTTCTCAAGGAGCCTGTAATACGTGTAATCTGAAGAGCCTTTGCTGAGGCCCAATTCATTGTCCATTCCGGAGAATTCTTTCCTTCCGTCGATGCTTAATGCCTTTAGCACATCGTATTCCCTTTGCAGTATTTGCTCCGGAGCTCTTCTCGGATGCTCTCTTGTCCTGCGCCATATCCTCTCTTTGAGCAAATCAAAAAATTCCATCCTCATTGGGGTGTAGCCGTACGCATAGGTTATGTAGCTGACCTGCCACAGAGACCTGTTCTGGGAGAACGCCTTTTCTGATCGTATACGGTAGAGGGTATCCTCAAGCGCCTGCGTGTTCTCTGCAAGCAGGTACATGAATAGGTGGTATTTGCCTTTGAGAAGCGCGGCGAACTGTATTCTGGACTCCTTTTCAAGTATCTCCTTCATCTTTTGCTCTTCCGGAACCTTGCCTTTGAAGAATCTTACGAATACCACATACCTGAAAAATCCAAAAGGCCTGGGGCCGAATTCAGGTATGTATGTTATGCCATACATGGCCTCAAGATTCCCGAGGCGCTTTTTTGCTATGGCATTTGTCGTGCCTGAATAGTCTGCAATTTCCGTTATGCTTGCCCTTCCGTTTGCACTGATTGCCTCCAGTATTTTGAGGTCCACGTCTTCAGGGTACAGCATCCTTTCCAAAAGGTTGTTCTTATGCGAGCTTGATTCCCTGGCAATGCGCTCTTCCAGTGTTTTAGCATTCGTTTCTAGCTTTTTATGCCTTGCAGGTATGAATGTGCCATCGGCGCTTATTTTCCCGAGGTAGAGGTTTACCGTCTTCCTTTTTCCATCCATTGTTTCGGACTTAGCCTCGTAGACGTAGAAGCTGCCATTTATCAGGGCTATGCTGACGCTGTATTTGTGCTCTTTCCTGAGCTTTTCTAAAGCTTCCTTAACGCTTTCTGGCAGTTGCCGCATCATTCCACTTTTATAATTAATATTTAATAGAAATCATTAAATTAGTTTTTAATAATTTTTATTTTTTTAATCTTTTTCCTAATACTAAAAAAGTTATTTTGATTTTTAAAAAGCATATAAATTAAATTTTAATTGCAATTATCAGATGATTGCTCTTTATTTATAACATTAATTTGCCAAATCTATTTATAAAAGCTTGTCCATAATATTAACTAAGGATGTTTGCCCGGGGATAAAAATGCAAGAAAGCAATTTTGCTTTATGTGCTCTGTTTCTTAACACCCCATCCACCCTTACCCCGGCATCGTCCAGCACATTCTATTAAATACTGTAAATATACAAATAGAGATGAGAATGCATGTTTGGATTTGGAAAGAAAAGCGAAAAAGCGGGCAATGACAATAGGCCCATAAAAGTAATTAGGATATCTGAAAACAGCTGGCAGATCGTTTATGCTGATGAATGATTTGGTGGGCAAATGAATAAATACTACATGAATGCTGGGACAGGCGCTGCGAAGCAGCGCACAATGCAGCATGTGAAAGACATAGACAAGTTCTTCGTGGCGAAAAGGAACGGCAAAACCTATCACAATTTCTTTCTAATAAAGCCAAAGCAGGGAATGGACGTGAATGCGCTCGCGAACGACATTGCGTCGCTTCCGGATGTCTTGGAAGTATATGCAACAGAAGGGCCCATAGGCTTCATGGTAAAGGCATGCTTTGACAGCGATAAGAAGCCAGAGGAAGTTGCAGACTACATAGAGAAAAACGTGTCAAAGGATTACGGCACTTTAGTGAGTTACATAAACTTCAAACAATGCCAAAAATGAAGCTTGCTATGACACAATCATTTCGCATTTCTTACACCCTTCATATGCTTTTCCTTTAGTAGAAAACCAACTGGCACAGTCTGCCTGTCCGATTCGGTTAAGCCTAGCTTAATAGCGAGGGATTCTATTTCGCGTTGTGCGCGTGACACATTGCCCTTTCCTGAAACTATACGTTCTATCTCTATGAACGGTCCCAGCTCATGGTATTCATCGATTACTATGTTGAAGACCCCGTATTTGTATTTGCGCCGTGTGCGTTTAATGTATTCCAGGTACTTGAGCGGGATTATCCCAATATGTTTAAATATTTGCATAAGCGCGAATGGGTCATCTATAGATACTTCATATTCTTTAGTGGTCATCACACGCTGGCTCTTATTGCCCGAGGGCTTGTAAGTCAGCATGCCACCGGATTTGTTGGACTCTGTTCTTATACGTAGGGCTTCTATGGATTTCCAAAAATCCCTCCGATCCATGCTAAAATTATGGTCTTCTATTACAACCGCACCGATGTTTTTAGCGCCGAAATCCTTCAATTTTTTTAGTAATGCATGTTCGTCAGCAACCCTAAACCTTGCTTCTACTTCTATGTTGTTGCTCATATAGTTACCTCTTAAATATTAAATAGCACCTTGATTTGTTAGACCTTAGCATTATTAAGATGTTGAGCGTCTTCCAATGCCCGACATGACCGTCCTTGTTCTTCATGATATGAGTTTGACACGTATAGATTTAAAGAGGCAATATAGCAGACTACGGAATTAAGAATAATAGATTGAATCGGATAAATTTATTGAAAATAGAAATAGGTTAATAGGCGTAATAGAAAAAACTTTTATTAAAAAGTGATTTGTATAGTAATAGAAAAATCTGTTGGCGCGATAGTTGTTAATCCGGCTGGCCTCTATTTATTATTAAATAGAGCCGATAAAAATGGCGATTTCTGGGAGTTCCCAAAAGGGCACCAATTAGAAAATGAAAATGACATAGAAACACTTAAGCGCGAACTTAAAGAGGAAGCAGGTATTGAAAAATTCGAGTTTATAGAAAATTTTGTAGGAAAAAACGAATATGTTAGCAGTTCAACTGGAAATACACGCATAATACTCTTATACCTTATAAAAGTGCCAAACGATAAGGTAATTATCAGCCAGGAGCATAAAGAGTATGTCTGGGCAGCATTTGACGATGCATTGACCAAGCTCAATCATGACAAATGGAGAGAAATCCTAACCAGTGCCAAGAAGCGTTTGATGGGCTAAACCATTTAAGTAGAAAATAGGAGATTTTGAACTTCTATCGCGAGCGCCCAAGGCTCGCAGTCTGCCAGGTTAGCGTAACTTTCCGTGTTAAATATTCGCAGTGTTATGGATTTGCGTTGCGACTGCTTTATGCCTTTTGCTCATTGCTTACCAGAGATTAGCATTCTCGTATTGCTGCTTAGGCCGTTCGAGCTTGCTAAGAGGCTTGAATGCTTTGGCAAATCTAGGATGGCTCACCACAGGCACGATGCCACGCACCCTGGCAGGAGAATGCGGATCCGTGTACGCACGCATTTCCAAGCTCTCCTTTGTGGATATGTCCTTCCATATCTGTGCATATGCTATGAAGAAGCGCTGCTCTTCTGTGAATCCATCGACCTTTTCGTTGAGGTCGCAATTGGCTTTCAACGCGTCGTATGCTATGCTTATGCCACCCAAATCTGCTATATTCTCCCCCATCGTCAACTCGCCGTTGACCTTTATGCCAGGGAGTATGCTTATAGAGCCGTAGAGCTTCGCTATCTTCGAAGCCTTGGCGGCAAAGCGGCGCATGTCTTCAGCAGACCATTGGTTGCCCATGTTCCCGCGCTTGTCGAACAGCCTGCCCTGGTCGTCGAACCCGTGTGTCATTTCATGCCCCAGTATTGCACCTATGCCTCCAAAATTAATTGCGGCATCGGCTTTTGCATCGAAAAACGGTTGCTGCAATATGCCTGCAGTCACGACTATCTCATTCCTTGAAAAGTCATTGTACGCGTCTGGCTCAGTTACAGACATCAGCCATTCTTCACTGTCAACTTTTTTGCCTATGCGCTTCAGCTGCCTCTCCAGCTCGAAAGCGTAAGCTTTCATGGCATTGCCCACGAGGTCGCGCCTGTCAAAATGCAAGCTTGAATAATCCCTAAAACGCTTCGGGTAGCCTACCTTCGCCTTCATTGCATCAAGCTTTTCGATCGCAGCCTTCTTCGTGCGGCTGCTCATCCATGCATTGTTGGCGAGCCTCGCCCTGAAAGCCTTCTTTATCGAATCTACAAGCTCCTCTGCCCTTTTCTTGGCGCCCTCCGAAAAGTTTTTCTTCACGTAAATGCTGCCTATCACCTCGTTGAGCATTTCGCTTGTGCGGTATATACCGCGTTTCCACCTTGGCTCATTCTTCTTCTGGCCAGCGAGCACGGTGCCGTAGAACCTGAAATGCTCTGCCTGCGCCGCCTTATGGAGCAGCGGCGCATATGCGTTGATGACGCTCCATCTTAAATATGCCTTAAGCTTCTCCATGCTTGTATTATATATGAGCGCGTCGAGCGCTATCAAGTAATCTGGATTATCTACTATTGCATAGCCAATGCCTTTTACGCCGAGATTATCGAGGAAGCCCATAAAGTTCATGCGCGGATATTTTTTAGCCATTTCAGCTGCACTTTCTTTGTTATAGCTCTTCGCTTCATCACGCTCCTCGGCACTGCTTTTGCTCGCCCTGGCGAGCCTTGTCTCTATATCCATCACCACGCCTGCTGTGCCTTCCGCTCCTCTTTCTTCAGTGCCATAAAGGCGGAGCATTGCGGCGATGTGCTTCCTGTATTCGAACCTTGCCTTTGCGAACCTCTTTTCCAGGTAATAGCTCCGCTCAGGCAGGTTTATTCCTGCTTCCTGTATGTAAAGCGCGTATACGTCGCTTTTCTTCTTGTCGCAATCTGAAAAGACGTTCAAGAATACAGGGATGCCGAGCGTGTAAAGCTTCGCGAGGGTAGCAGGCAGCTCATTCTTGCTTTGCAGAGCATCTATCTTTTCCATAATGGGCTTTATTGGCGTGAACTTCCGCTTCTCAAGCTCATCCACGTTCATATAAGAAGCGTAGAAATCTCCGACGACACGTTCTGCGCTGCTGCGAACTGACTTCGCCGCACAGTATTCGGCGATGTGCCTGAGCTTCAGCATGTTTATGTCCCACAGCAAGGAGAAGGAATTTACCGATGTTTTGTCCTTAGGCAGCCTGTGTGACTTTATCCAGTTGCCGCAGGCATACATGTAAAAATCATCGAACGGGTCGGCAGATTCATTCATGTTGCTTGTGCTGAAACTTATGCTTCGTTTTCGCATGCTATTAATCATAGAATCGCCATTCAATCGCATTTCATGCTTTTATATTTTTTGAGCGGCACAAGCATGAATGCCTGCACAAAATGCGTATAAATAATTTCATTAAGAAGGCATGCTGCCTTTTTGCGGTTGCATAATATTTCGATTCAAAGTATTAAATTTATTTCTCAGGCCTTTCCAATGCTAAAGCTATGTTAAAAAGTAACATTTGAAGCTCCTATATATAACTCCAATAAACAGAATGGGGAGTAGGAGATTTGGACTCCTATCGCGAGCGCCCAAGGCTCGCAGTCTGCCAGGTTAGCGTAACTCCCCTTTTGCAGTAGTTATTTGTCATGCTTTTTTATATATGTTTTGTGCTACGGCTTAATCTTTGTCCATGCTTGCCTTCATCGAGCGCCAGGCTTATCGCTTCCTCAGGGCTAACGGCACCCAGCAGTTTTACCTTTTTGCCATCGTCGATGTACCCATTTATCCTGCTGTCGTACCAGCGGTCAAATCCCTTCATTATTATGCATTTTTTTCCGAGCCTGTACGCTATGCACAGTTCGGCAAGCGTTCCTGCTCCTCCCGGAATGAATATTATAGCGTCGCATCCATGCATGCCTCCGAATATGAAGCTGCCGACGTCTATATCTGTGAGTATTTCTACGTCAACATACTTGTTGGAGGCTCCCCTTTCCCTTCCAGGGACTCCTACAGTAATGCCACCTGAGGCTTTCGCACCCTTCGAAGCATATTCCATCACTCCTCCTGTGCCTCCAGTGAAGACCACTGCGCCCCTACTTGCAATAATAGAGCCAAGAGTTTCAGCAGTAGCGAGAACGTATCTCCGCTTCAGCTTGTCTTTTGGTAGCTCTCCGCTGTCTGGACCCATTATACCTATCTGCATATTTTTTCCCATTTATATCACTTGCAAACGCATTCCTATCCCATACATTTTATGA harbors:
- a CDS encoding Lrp/AsnC ligand binding domain-containing protein — its product is MNKYYMNAGTGAAKQRTMQHVKDIDKFFVAKRNGKTYHNFFLIKPKQGMDVNALANDIASLPDVLEVYATEGPIGFMVKACFDSDKKPEEVADYIEKNVSKDYGTLVSYINFKQCQK
- the cyaB gene encoding class IV adenylate cyclase yields the protein MSNNIEVEARFRVADEHALLKKLKDFGAKNIGAVVIEDHNFSMDRRDFWKSIEALRIRTESNKSGGMLTYKPSGNKSQRVMTTKEYEVSIDDPFALMQIFKHIGIIPLKYLEYIKRTRRKYKYGVFNIVIDEYHELGPFIEIERIVSGKGNVSRAQREIESLAIKLGLTESDRQTVPVGFLLKEKHMKGVRNAK
- a CDS encoding NUDIX domain-containing protein, whose protein sequence is MICIVIEKSVGAIVVNPAGLYLLLNRADKNGDFWEFPKGHQLENENDIETLKRELKEEAGIEKFEFIENFVGKNEYVSSSTGNTRIILLYLIKVPNDKVIISQEHKEYVWAAFDDALTKLNHDKWREILTSAKKRLMG
- a CDS encoding M13 family metallopeptidase, which codes for MINSMRKRSISFSTSNMNESADPFDDFYMYACGNWIKSHRLPKDKTSVNSFSLLWDINMLKLRHIAEYCAAKSVRSSAERVVGDFYASYMNVDELEKRKFTPIKPIMEKIDALQSKNELPATLAKLYTLGIPVFLNVFSDCDKKKSDVYALYIQEAGINLPERSYYLEKRFAKARFEYRKHIAAMLRLYGTEERGAEGTAGVVMDIETRLARASKSSAEERDEAKSYNKESAAEMAKKYPRMNFMGFLDNLGVKGIGYAIVDNPDYLIALDALIYNTSMEKLKAYLRWSVINAYAPLLHKAAQAEHFRFYGTVLAGQKKNEPRWKRGIYRTSEMLNEVIGSIYVKKNFSEGAKKRAEELVDSIKKAFRARLANNAWMSSRTKKAAIEKLDAMKAKVGYPKRFRDYSSLHFDRRDLVGNAMKAYAFELERQLKRIGKKVDSEEWLMSVTEPDAYNDFSRNEIVVTAGILQQPFFDAKADAAINFGGIGAILGHEMTHGFDDQGRLFDKRGNMGNQWSAEDMRRFAAKASKIAKLYGSISILPGIKVNGELTMGENIADLGGISIAYDALKANCDLNEKVDGFTEEQRFFIAYAQIWKDISTKESLEMRAYTDPHSPARVRGIVPVVSHPRFAKAFKPLSKLERPKQQYENANLW
- a CDS encoding TIGR00725 family protein, with the translated sequence MGKNMQIGIMGPDSGELPKDKLKRRYVLATAETLGSIIASRGAVVFTGGTGGVMEYASKGAKASGGITVGVPGRERGASNKYVDVEILTDIDVGSFIFGGMHGCDAIIFIPGGAGTLAELCIAYRLGKKCIIMKGFDRWYDSRINGYIDDGKKVKLLGAVSPEEAISLALDEGKHGQRLSRSTKHI